One window of Marinomonas primoryensis genomic DNA carries:
- the rpsG gene encoding 30S ribosomal protein S7, producing MPRRRVVAKREILPDPKHGSQLLAKFINHVMVSGKKSVAESIVYNALNTVATRAKTDEPMAIFEKALESIQPMVEVKSRRVGGATYQVPVEVRPVRRAALSMRWLVDASRKRGEKSMALRLAGEILDAAENKGSAVKKREDVHRMAEANKAFSHYRF from the coding sequence ATGCCTAGAAGACGCGTCGTCGCTAAGCGTGAAATCCTTCCGGATCCTAAACACGGAAGCCAACTTCTCGCTAAATTTATCAACCATGTAATGGTTAGTGGTAAGAAATCTGTTGCAGAGAGCATTGTTTATAATGCACTAAATACTGTTGCAACGCGTGCTAAAACAGATGAGCCAATGGCTATCTTTGAAAAAGCGCTAGAGTCTATCCAGCCAATGGTCGAGGTTAAATCTCGCCGTGTTGGTGGTGCGACTTATCAGGTCCCTGTTGAAGTACGCCCAGTTCGTCGCGCAGCATTGTCTATGCGTTGGTTGGTTGATGCTTCTCGTAAGCGTGGTGAAAAATCCATGGCTCTACGTCTTGCAGGCGAGATTCTAGATGCTGCTGAAAATAAAGGTTCTGCTGTTAAGAAACGTGAAGACGTTCATCGCATGGCAGAAGCTAACAAAGCATTCTCTCACTACCGTTTCTAA
- the rpsL gene encoding 30S ribosomal protein S12, with product MATVNQLVRKPRKRKVAKSDVPALQACPQRRGVCTRVYTTTPKKPNSALRKVCRVRLTNGFEVTSYIGGEGHNLQEHSVVLIRGGRVKDLPGVRYHTVRGSLDTSGVQNRKQGRSKYGTKRPK from the coding sequence ATGGCAACCGTTAACCAGTTGGTTCGTAAACCACGTAAACGTAAAGTGGCAAAGAGTGACGTTCCTGCGTTACAAGCTTGTCCGCAACGCCGCGGTGTCTGCACTCGCGTATATACTACTACACCTAAAAAGCCTAACTCGGCTTTACGTAAAGTATGTCGTGTTCGCTTGACTAACGGCTTCGAAGTTACTTCATACATCGGTGGTGAAGGTCACAACCTACAAGAACACAGCGTAGTGCTGATTCGTGGCGGTCGTGTAAAAGATCTACCGGGTGTTCGTTATCACACAGTTCGTGGTAGCTTGGATACTTCAGGCGTACAAAATCGTAAGCAAGGCCGTTCTAAATACGGTACTAAGCGTCCTAAGTAA
- the rpoC gene encoding DNA-directed RNA polymerase subunit beta', translating to MKDLLGLLKSQGQSDEFDTIRIGLASPDMIRSWSYGEVKKPETINYRTFKPERDGLFCAKIFGPIKDYECLCGKYKRLKHRGVICEKCGVEVALSKVRRERMGHIELASPVAHIWFLKSLPSRIGLIMDMTLRDIERVLYFESFIVIDPGMTTLDKGQLMNDEQYFEALEEFGDEFDARMGAEAVQMLLRDLDMPVEINSMREELNSTNSETRIKKLSKRLKLIEAFFHSGNSPEWMVLDVLPVLPPDLRPLVPLEGGRFATSDLNDLYRRVINRNNRLKRLLELSAPDIIVRNEKRMLQESVDALLDNGRRGRAITGSNKRPLKSLADMIKGKQGRFRQNLLGKRVDYSGRSVITVGPSLRLHQCGLPKKMALELFKPFIFSKLELRGMATTIKAAKKMVERETPEVWDILEEVIREHPVMLNRAPTLHRLGIQAFEPMLIEGKAIQLHPLVCAAYNADFDGDQMAVHVPLTIEAQLEARALMMSTNNILSPANGEPIIVPSQDVVLGLYYMTREKINAKGEGMAFADIKEVHRAFGAKQVELHAKVKVRISQVDTTLDGDKVPSTFIADTTVGRALLFDIVPDGLPFSVVNQSMKKKAISNLINECYRKVGLKESCIFADQLMYMGFAYATYSGCSVGVDDFVIPPEKAAIIAKAEAEVKEIEYQYADGLVTQGEKYNKVIDLWSRTNETVTEAMMKNLAKETTVNKAGETVDQQSFNSVYMMADSGARGSVAQMRQLGGMRGLMAKPDGSIIETPITANFREGLSVLQYFTSTHGARKGLADTALKTANSGYLTRRLVDVAQDLVITEVDCGSTNGITVAAMIEGGDVVVPLGHRVLGRVIAQDVIDAKGNEILPAGVLIDEHNVRTIEAAGIDEMLIRSVITCNTRHGVCAKCYGRDLARGHQVNIGEAIGVVAAQSIGEPGTQLTMRTFHIGGAASRASAVDSVQVKSAGTVRFNKMKSIERHTGHLVVASRSSELAIADEAGREKERYKLPYGAVLSVREGDKVTAGQIVANWDPHTHPIVSEMEGRLEFSGMEENVTIRRQSDEMTGLTTIEILEVRDRPSAGKDLRPMIAVVDAEGNPVLIPGTDSPVQYMLPEKALLSLDHGATVKSGEVLARIPQESIGNKDITGGLPRVADLFEARRPKDPAVMAETTGVVSFGKETKGKIRLVITPQDGSDPIETLIPKWRQINIFDGEEVAKGEVIADGPLSPHDILRLQGVEALADYITNEVQEVYRLQGVVINDKHIEVIVNQMLRKVDVGESGDTDLIQGDQVEFTKLLDANEKAENEGKFPAKYERVLLGITKASLATESFISAASFQETTRVLTEGAVTGKKDHLRGLKENVVVGRLIPAGTGLAYHNERKRKKELAQAAKEGSATISASDVEEALSAALKD from the coding sequence ATGAAAGACTTATTAGGTCTTCTAAAATCACAAGGACAATCTGACGAGTTTGATACGATCCGTATCGGCTTGGCGTCACCAGATATGATTCGTTCATGGTCTTACGGTGAAGTTAAAAAACCGGAAACCATTAACTATCGTACGTTCAAACCAGAACGTGACGGTTTGTTTTGTGCCAAAATCTTTGGTCCTATCAAGGACTATGAGTGCTTGTGTGGTAAATATAAGCGTTTAAAACACCGCGGTGTTATTTGTGAGAAATGTGGCGTTGAAGTGGCTCTGTCTAAAGTGCGTCGTGAACGCATGGGTCATATCGAGCTTGCATCACCTGTTGCTCACATTTGGTTTTTGAAATCTCTTCCGTCACGTATTGGTCTTATCATGGATATGACATTGCGTGATATTGAGCGTGTTTTGTACTTTGAGTCTTTCATCGTGATTGACCCAGGTATGACGACGCTTGATAAAGGGCAATTGATGAATGACGAGCAATACTTTGAAGCGCTAGAAGAGTTCGGTGACGAATTCGATGCCCGCATGGGTGCTGAAGCGGTTCAGATGTTACTTCGTGATTTAGATATGCCTGTAGAAATCAACAGCATGCGTGAAGAGCTGAACAGTACAAATTCCGAAACTCGTATTAAGAAGCTGTCTAAGCGTCTTAAGTTAATTGAGGCATTTTTTCATTCAGGCAACAGCCCTGAGTGGATGGTGCTGGATGTGTTGCCAGTGCTTCCGCCAGATCTTCGTCCGTTGGTGCCTCTTGAAGGTGGCCGTTTCGCGACGTCTGATTTGAACGATCTTTACCGTCGTGTGATTAACCGTAACAACCGTCTAAAACGACTACTAGAGCTGTCTGCTCCAGATATCATCGTACGTAACGAAAAACGTATGTTGCAAGAATCTGTTGATGCCTTGCTTGATAATGGTCGTCGTGGTCGTGCAATTACCGGTTCTAATAAGCGTCCTTTGAAATCTTTGGCTGATATGATCAAAGGTAAACAAGGTCGTTTCCGTCAGAACTTGCTAGGTAAGCGTGTTGATTACTCTGGTCGTTCGGTAATAACAGTAGGTCCGTCACTGCGTTTGCATCAGTGTGGTCTGCCTAAGAAAATGGCACTTGAGCTATTCAAGCCATTCATTTTTTCTAAGCTTGAGCTTCGTGGCATGGCGACGACAATCAAAGCAGCGAAGAAAATGGTTGAGCGTGAAACGCCTGAAGTGTGGGATATCCTTGAAGAGGTTATTCGCGAACATCCAGTGATGTTGAACCGTGCGCCAACACTTCACCGTTTGGGTATCCAAGCGTTTGAGCCTATGTTGATCGAAGGTAAAGCGATTCAGTTGCACCCACTTGTGTGTGCGGCTTACAACGCCGATTTCGATGGTGACCAAATGGCGGTCCACGTTCCGTTGACAATTGAAGCTCAGCTTGAAGCCCGAGCTTTGATGATGTCTACGAACAACATTCTATCGCCTGCAAACGGCGAGCCTATCATTGTGCCTTCTCAGGACGTTGTATTGGGTCTGTATTACATGACTCGTGAGAAAATCAATGCTAAAGGTGAAGGCATGGCGTTTGCTGACATCAAAGAAGTGCATCGTGCGTTTGGTGCGAAACAGGTTGAATTGCACGCTAAAGTAAAAGTGCGTATCAGCCAAGTTGATACGACTCTTGATGGCGATAAGGTACCTTCTACTTTCATCGCAGACACCACAGTCGGTCGTGCTCTTTTATTTGATATCGTACCAGATGGTCTCCCTTTCTCTGTTGTTAACCAAAGCATGAAGAAAAAGGCGATCTCTAACCTGATTAATGAGTGTTATCGTAAAGTAGGCTTGAAAGAGAGCTGTATTTTTGCTGATCAGCTGATGTATATGGGCTTTGCTTATGCAACCTATTCAGGCTGTTCTGTTGGTGTGGATGACTTTGTTATTCCGCCAGAAAAAGCGGCAATCATTGCTAAAGCAGAAGCGGAAGTAAAAGAAATCGAATACCAATACGCGGATGGTCTTGTAACGCAAGGCGAGAAGTACAACAAGGTAATCGATTTATGGTCTCGTACTAACGAAACCGTTACTGAAGCAATGATGAAAAACTTAGCAAAAGAAACGACAGTCAATAAAGCGGGTGAAACGGTAGATCAACAATCCTTTAACTCGGTTTATATGATGGCTGATTCTGGTGCCCGTGGTAGTGTGGCTCAGATGCGTCAGTTGGGTGGTATGCGTGGTTTGATGGCGAAACCAGATGGTTCGATCATCGAAACACCGATCACTGCGAACTTCCGTGAAGGTCTATCAGTACTTCAGTACTTTACCTCTACACACGGTGCTCGTAAGGGTCTTGCTGATACGGCTTTGAAAACGGCTAACTCTGGTTATTTGACGCGTCGTCTTGTTGATGTTGCTCAGGATTTGGTTATCACTGAAGTAGATTGTGGTTCCACTAACGGTATTACTGTGGCGGCTATGATTGAAGGTGGTGATGTTGTTGTTCCTTTGGGTCATCGTGTATTGGGTCGTGTCATTGCCCAAGATGTGATTGATGCAAAAGGCAACGAAATCCTTCCTGCTGGCGTTTTGATTGATGAGCATAATGTTCGTACGATCGAAGCGGCGGGTATTGATGAAATGCTCATTCGCTCTGTAATCACATGTAATACACGACATGGTGTATGTGCTAAGTGTTACGGTCGTGATTTGGCTCGTGGTCATCAAGTGAATATTGGTGAAGCAATTGGTGTTGTGGCAGCACAATCCATTGGCGAGCCAGGTACTCAGTTGACGATGCGTACTTTCCACATCGGTGGTGCGGCATCTCGAGCGTCTGCAGTAGATAGTGTTCAAGTTAAGAGTGCTGGTACCGTTCGTTTTAATAAAATGAAGAGTATTGAGCGTCATACTGGTCATTTGGTTGTTGCGTCTCGTTCTTCTGAGTTGGCAATTGCTGATGAAGCGGGTCGTGAGAAAGAACGTTATAAGCTTCCTTATGGTGCGGTGTTAAGTGTGCGTGAAGGTGATAAAGTAACTGCGGGTCAAATCGTAGCAAACTGGGATCCACATACACACCCAATCGTATCTGAGATGGAAGGTCGTCTTGAGTTTAGTGGTATGGAAGAAAACGTGACGATTCGTCGCCAATCTGACGAAATGACCGGCCTGACAACCATTGAAATCTTGGAAGTGCGTGATCGTCCATCAGCGGGTAAAGATCTACGCCCAATGATTGCGGTTGTTGATGCGGAAGGAAATCCTGTATTAATTCCGGGTACAGACTCTCCTGTACAATACATGTTGCCTGAAAAAGCTCTATTGAGTTTGGATCACGGTGCAACAGTGAAGTCTGGTGAGGTTCTTGCTCGTATTCCTCAAGAATCGATTGGTAACAAAGATATTACCGGTGGTCTGCCGCGAGTGGCTGACCTATTTGAAGCGCGCCGTCCGAAAGATCCTGCAGTTATGGCAGAAACAACGGGTGTAGTGAGCTTTGGTAAAGAGACAAAAGGTAAGATCCGTTTGGTTATCACACCACAAGATGGTAGTGATCCAATTGAGACATTGATTCCTAAGTGGCGTCAAATTAACATCTTTGATGGTGAAGAAGTGGCAAAAGGTGAAGTGATCGCCGATGGTCCTTTGAGCCCTCATGATATCTTGCGTCTTCAGGGTGTAGAAGCTTTGGCTGATTACATCACCAATGAAGTGCAAGAAGTCTATCGCTTGCAAGGCGTTGTGATTAACGATAAGCACATTGAAGTTATCGTTAACCAGATGTTACGTAAAGTAGATGTTGGTGAGTCTGGCGATACAGATCTTATCCAAGGTGATCAGGTTGAATTTACTAAGTTGTTGGATGCGAATGAAAAAGCAGAAAACGAAGGTAAATTCCCTGCGAAGTACGAACGTGTACTTCTAGGTATCACGAAAGCTTCTTTGGCGACTGAGTCCTTTATATCGGCGGCGTCATTCCAAGAGACAACTCGAGTCTTAACGGAAGGTGCGGTAACTGGTAAAAAAGATCACTTACGTGGCTTGAAAGAAAACGTTGTTGTAGGTCGCTTGATACCAGCTGGTACAGGTTTGGCTTACCACAATGAGCGCAAGCGTAAAAAAGAGCTTGCGCAAGCAGCGAAGGAAGGAAGTGCAACAATTAGTGCCTCTGATGTAGAAGAAGCGCTAAGTGCAGCACTGAAAGACTAG
- the rpoB gene encoding DNA-directed RNA polymerase subunit beta has translation MAYSYTEKKRIRKDFGKLPPVLDVPYLLAIQLESYRNFLQEGKSLAERGELGLHGAFKSVFPMVSFSGSAALEYVDYRLGKPVFDVKECQLRGVTYAAPLRVKVRLIIYDKESSNKAIKDIREQEVYMGEIPLMTDNGTFVINGTERVIVSQLHRSPGVFFDHDRGKTHSSGKLLHSARIIPYRGSWLDFEFDPKDCVFVRIDRRRKLPATILLRALGYGTEQILDAFFESTRFYLKRDGFEMDLVANRLRGETALFNIADANGELIVEEGRRITAKHIRVMEKAGLERLSVPLEYMLGKVTAKNLVHPATGELIAEANTELSVDLLEALVASGITEVDTLYTNDLDNGPFISDTLRIDPTSNQLEALVEIYRMMRPGEPPTKESAEGLFQGLFFTEDRYDLSGVGRMKFNRRLGRDEDTGPGILNNDDIVAVLRTLLDIRNGNGMVDDIDHLGNRRVRSVGEMAENQFRVGLVRVERAVKERLSMAEADGLMPQDLLNAKPVAAAIKEFFGSSQLSQFMDQNNPLSEVTHKRRVSALGPGGLTRERAGFEVRDVHATHYGRVCPIETPEGPNIGLINSLSTYARTNSYGFLETPYRKIVDGKMTDDTVYISAIDEAKYVIAQASANVDSEGRLVDELVQVRHMHETTLIPKEKVNLMDVSPRQVVSVAASLIPFLEHDDANRALMGSNMQRQAVPTLKADKPVVGTGMEKNVAKDSGVCIVASRGGVIESVDASRIVVRVNSEETIAGEAGVDIYNLTKYVRSNQNTCINQRTLVMKGEKVASGDIMADGPSVDMGDLALGQNMRIAFMPWNGYNFEDSILVSERVVEEDRFTSIHIQELTCVARDTKLGPEEITSDIPNVGEGALSKLDQSGIVYIGAEVEPGDILVGKVTPKGETQLTPEEKLLRAIFGEKASDVKDTSQRVKTGTRGTVIDVQVFTRDGIEKDDRAKFIEKSQLDQVRKDLNEEFRIVEKATFERLAETLVGQQAEGGPGLARNAIITEEYLSNLDHPEWFKIRVANEEASDQLEKAQIALIERRKELDAKFEDKKRKVQTGDDLAPGVLKIVKVYVAIKRRIQPGDKMAGRHGNKGVISKIMPVEDMPYDENGDPVDIVLNPLGVPSRMNVGQVLETHLGAASKGLGRKINEMLIVEREKAEAVAELRSFLDEIYNGYEGDLRCARTEDLDSFTDEEILTLASNLTGGVPMASGAFDGAKESEIKRMLRLAGINESGQVKLFNGRTGDAFERPVTVGYMYMLKLNHLVDDKMHARSTGSYSLVTQQPLGGKAQFGGQRFGEMEVWALEAYGAAYTLQEMLTVKSDDVNGRTKMYKNIVDGDHRMEPGMPESFNVLVKEIRSLGIDIELETE, from the coding sequence ATGGCTTACTCATACACTGAGAAAAAACGTATCCGTAAGGATTTCGGTAAACTGCCGCCCGTTTTGGATGTGCCATACTTGCTGGCAATTCAGCTTGAATCCTACCGTAATTTTCTGCAAGAAGGCAAAAGTCTTGCGGAGCGTGGGGAATTAGGTCTGCATGGGGCTTTTAAATCTGTCTTTCCAATGGTTAGCTTTTCTGGTAGCGCGGCGCTTGAATACGTCGATTATCGTTTAGGTAAACCAGTATTTGATGTTAAAGAGTGTCAGTTGCGCGGTGTTACTTATGCGGCTCCTCTTCGCGTTAAAGTTCGACTCATCATTTATGATAAAGAGTCCTCTAACAAAGCGATTAAAGACATTCGCGAGCAAGAAGTCTACATGGGTGAAATACCGCTCATGACAGATAATGGTACCTTTGTAATTAATGGGACTGAGCGTGTTATCGTTTCTCAATTACACCGCTCTCCTGGTGTGTTTTTTGATCACGATCGTGGTAAGACTCACTCTTCAGGTAAATTACTACATTCTGCTCGTATTATTCCTTACCGTGGTTCTTGGTTGGATTTCGAGTTTGATCCAAAGGATTGCGTATTTGTTCGTATTGACCGTCGTCGTAAGTTGCCGGCAACTATTTTGTTGCGCGCTTTGGGCTACGGAACGGAGCAAATACTCGATGCATTCTTTGAGTCTACCCGTTTCTACTTGAAGCGTGATGGCTTTGAGATGGATCTGGTTGCGAATCGTCTGCGTGGTGAAACGGCATTATTTAATATTGCTGATGCGAATGGTGAACTGATAGTAGAAGAAGGTCGTCGCATAACTGCTAAGCACATTCGTGTGATGGAAAAAGCAGGCCTTGAGCGTTTGTCTGTACCGCTTGAATATATGCTTGGCAAAGTAACGGCTAAAAACCTAGTTCATCCTGCGACGGGTGAGTTGATTGCAGAAGCAAATACTGAGCTATCTGTTGATTTACTAGAGGCCTTGGTTGCTTCTGGGATCACGGAAGTGGATACGCTTTACACGAACGATTTGGACAACGGTCCATTTATTTCTGACACGCTGCGTATTGACCCAACGAGTAATCAGTTGGAAGCGTTGGTAGAAATTTATCGCATGATGCGTCCTGGCGAGCCGCCAACCAAAGAGTCAGCTGAAGGTCTATTTCAAGGTCTGTTTTTCACGGAAGATCGTTATGATCTATCGGGCGTTGGTCGAATGAAATTCAACCGCCGCTTAGGTCGTGATGAAGATACTGGCCCAGGCATTTTGAATAATGATGACATCGTTGCTGTGCTAAGAACCTTGCTGGATATCCGTAATGGTAATGGCATGGTTGATGATATCGATCACTTGGGTAACCGTCGAGTTCGTTCTGTTGGCGAAATGGCTGAGAACCAATTCCGAGTTGGCCTTGTGCGTGTCGAGCGTGCAGTGAAAGAGCGTCTGTCTATGGCGGAGGCTGATGGCCTAATGCCACAAGACCTTTTAAATGCGAAGCCTGTTGCTGCTGCGATTAAAGAGTTCTTTGGTTCTAGCCAATTGTCTCAGTTTATGGACCAAAATAATCCGCTTTCTGAAGTGACGCACAAACGTCGTGTTTCAGCGTTAGGGCCTGGCGGTCTTACGCGTGAGCGTGCTGGTTTTGAAGTTCGTGACGTACACGCCACTCACTATGGTCGTGTTTGTCCAATCGAAACGCCGGAAGGTCCAAACATCGGTTTGATTAACTCGCTATCAACTTACGCGCGTACCAACAGCTACGGCTTCTTGGAAACGCCTTATCGTAAAATTGTTGATGGCAAGATGACAGATGATACCGTTTATATCTCTGCGATCGATGAAGCAAAATATGTTATTGCTCAAGCGTCAGCGAATGTTGATAGCGAAGGCCGTTTGGTTGATGAGTTGGTTCAGGTGCGTCATATGCACGAAACCACTTTGATTCCGAAAGAAAAAGTAAATTTAATGGACGTGTCTCCTCGTCAGGTTGTTTCAGTCGCGGCGTCTTTGATACCGTTCCTTGAACATGATGATGCTAACCGTGCCTTGATGGGATCGAACATGCAGCGTCAGGCTGTACCGACGCTTAAGGCAGATAAGCCTGTTGTTGGTACTGGCATGGAGAAAAACGTTGCTAAAGACTCTGGTGTTTGTATCGTCGCTTCTCGTGGTGGTGTGATTGAGTCTGTTGATGCTAGTCGTATCGTTGTACGTGTGAACTCAGAAGAGACTATCGCTGGTGAAGCAGGTGTGGATATCTACAACCTGACTAAATACGTGCGCTCTAACCAGAATACATGTATTAACCAGCGCACTTTGGTGATGAAGGGTGAGAAGGTTGCCTCTGGCGATATTATGGCTGATGGTCCTTCTGTTGATATGGGTGATTTGGCGCTTGGTCAAAACATGCGTATCGCTTTCATGCCTTGGAATGGTTACAACTTCGAAGACTCGATTCTAGTCTCTGAGCGTGTTGTCGAAGAAGATCGCTTCACTTCCATTCATATTCAAGAGCTGACATGTGTGGCTCGTGATACGAAGCTTGGGCCAGAAGAAATCACTTCTGATATCCCGAACGTCGGTGAAGGTGCGCTTTCTAAACTGGATCAATCCGGTATCGTTTACATCGGTGCTGAAGTAGAACCAGGTGATATTCTAGTTGGTAAAGTAACACCTAAAGGTGAAACTCAGCTGACGCCTGAAGAGAAGCTTTTGCGAGCTATCTTTGGTGAGAAAGCGTCTGACGTGAAAGACACGTCTCAGCGCGTTAAGACAGGTACACGCGGTACAGTTATCGATGTGCAAGTCTTTACTCGTGATGGTATTGAAAAAGATGATCGTGCTAAGTTTATTGAAAAATCGCAACTTGATCAGGTTCGTAAGGACTTGAACGAAGAGTTTCGTATTGTTGAAAAAGCGACGTTCGAACGTTTGGCTGAAACACTCGTTGGTCAGCAAGCGGAAGGCGGTCCTGGTTTAGCTCGAAACGCGATTATTACGGAAGAATACTTATCTAATTTAGATCACCCAGAGTGGTTTAAGATTCGTGTTGCTAATGAAGAAGCGAGTGATCAGCTTGAAAAAGCACAAATCGCTTTGATTGAGCGCCGTAAAGAGCTTGATGCTAAATTCGAAGATAAAAAACGTAAAGTTCAAACTGGTGATGACTTGGCACCTGGCGTTCTTAAGATCGTTAAAGTGTATGTTGCTATCAAGCGTCGTATTCAGCCTGGTGATAAGATGGCTGGTCGTCATGGTAACAAAGGTGTCATCTCTAAGATCATGCCAGTGGAAGACATGCCGTACGATGAAAACGGTGATCCAGTTGATATCGTATTGAACCCGTTGGGTGTTCCATCGCGTATGAACGTTGGTCAGGTTTTGGAAACTCACTTAGGTGCGGCGTCTAAAGGCTTGGGTCGTAAGATCAACGAAATGCTTATTGTAGAGCGCGAGAAAGCAGAAGCCGTTGCAGAACTGCGAAGCTTCCTTGATGAAATTTACAATGGTTACGAAGGCGATTTGCGTTGTGCACGTACGGAAGATTTAGACAGCTTTACAGACGAAGAAATTTTAACCTTGGCGTCAAACTTAACAGGTGGCGTGCCAATGGCGTCTGGTGCCTTTGATGGTGCAAAAGAGTCTGAAATCAAGCGGATGTTGCGCTTAGCTGGAATCAACGAAAGCGGTCAAGTTAAATTGTTTAACGGCCGTACTGGTGATGCTTTCGAGCGACCTGTAACCGTCGGTTACATGTACATGTTGAAGTTGAACCACTTGGTTGACGACAAAATGCACGCACGTTCTACTGGTTCTTACAGCTTGGTTACTCAACAGCCGTTGGGTGGTAAAGCTCAGTTTGGTGGGCAGCGTTTCGGTGAGATGGAAGTATGGGCGCTAGAAGCATACGGTGCCGCTTACACTCTTCAAGAAATGTTGACTGTGAAATCTGATGATGTGAATGGCCGTACGAAGATGTATAAAAACATCGTCGATGGTGATCACAGAATGGAACCTGGAATGCCTGAGTCCTTCAACGTATTGGTGAAAGAGATTCGTTCTCTTGGTATCGATATCGAGCTGGAAACCGAATAA
- the rplL gene encoding 50S ribosomal protein L7/L12 has product MALTKEDIINAVAEMSVMDVVELISAMEEKFGVTAAVAAAGPAADAGPAAEEQTEFDVILTAAGDKKVNAIKAVRAATGLGLKEAKAIVDGAPMAVKEGVSKEDAAALKAALEEAGASVEVK; this is encoded by the coding sequence ATGGCTCTAACTAAAGAAGATATCATCAATGCAGTAGCAGAAATGTCTGTAATGGACGTTGTTGAACTAATTTCAGCAATGGAAGAGAAATTCGGTGTAACTGCAGCTGTTGCTGCTGCCGGTCCTGCTGCTGACGCTGGTCCTGCTGCTGAAGAGCAAACTGAATTTGACGTTATTCTTACTGCCGCTGGCGATAAGAAAGTTAACGCAATCAAAGCTGTTCGTGCAGCGACTGGCCTTGGCTTGAAAGAAGCTAAAGCTATCGTTGACGGCGCTCCAATGGCTGTTAAAGAAGGCGTTTCTAAAGAAGATGCTGCCGCTCTTAAAGCAGCTCTTGAAGAAGCTGGTGCATCTGTCGAAGTCAAGTAA
- the rplJ gene encoding 50S ribosomal protein L10, translating to MALGLEDKKAIVAEVSEAAKTALSAVVADSRGVTVSNMTALRKEAREAGVYVRVVRNTLARRAVEGTDFECLTESFVGPTLIAFSNEHPGAAARLLKTFAKANSKFEVKALAFNGELIPAGDIDRLATLPTYDEAIAKLMSVMQGATSKFVRTLAAVRDQKEQEAA from the coding sequence GTGGCATTAGGTCTAGAAGACAAAAAAGCCATTGTCGCCGAAGTTAGCGAAGCTGCTAAAACTGCATTGTCTGCAGTAGTTGCTGATTCTCGCGGTGTTACCGTGAGTAATATGACAGCACTACGCAAAGAAGCGCGTGAAGCGGGTGTTTATGTACGTGTAGTACGTAACACTTTGGCTCGCCGTGCAGTTGAAGGCACTGACTTCGAATGTCTAACTGAGAGCTTTGTTGGTCCTACGTTGATCGCTTTCTCTAACGAGCACCCAGGTGCGGCAGCTCGTTTATTGAAAACGTTCGCGAAAGCGAACAGCAAGTTTGAAGTGAAGGCGTTGGCGTTCAACGGTGAGTTGATCCCAGCTGGCGACATTGATCGTTTGGCAACACTGCCTACATACGACGAAGCTATTGCGAAACTGATGAGTGTAATGCAGGGCGCAACAAGCAAGTTTGTACGTACTCTTGCAGCAGTTCGCGATCAAAAAGAGCAAGAAGCGGCGTAA
- the rplA gene encoding 50S ribosomal protein L1, translating into MAKLTKRARLIAEKVEATKLYSVEEAVALLSELSTVKFKESIDVSINLGVDPRKSDQAVRGSTVLPNGAGKDVRVAVFAQGANAEAAKEAGADIVGFEDLAEQVKAGNLDFDVVIASPDAMRIVGQLGQILGPRGLMPNPKVGTVTPDVATAVKNAKAGQARYRTDKNGIIHAAVGSIEFAADAIKGNLEALLADLRRAKPASSKGIYMKKVTMSSTMGPGLQIDLGTLSSTK; encoded by the coding sequence ATGGCTAAATTAACTAAACGCGCTCGTTTGATCGCGGAAAAAGTAGAAGCGACAAAGTTGTACTCTGTTGAAGAGGCTGTTGCTCTTTTGTCTGAGCTTTCTACTGTTAAGTTCAAAGAGTCTATCGATGTATCTATTAATCTAGGCGTTGATCCTCGTAAGTCTGATCAGGCTGTGCGTGGTTCTACAGTTTTGCCTAACGGTGCTGGTAAAGATGTTCGCGTTGCTGTGTTTGCGCAAGGTGCAAATGCTGAAGCTGCGAAAGAGGCCGGTGCAGATATTGTTGGTTTTGAAGATTTAGCTGAGCAAGTTAAAGCTGGCAATCTAGATTTTGACGTGGTTATTGCGTCTCCAGATGCAATGCGAATCGTTGGTCAACTTGGTCAAATCTTAGGCCCACGTGGTCTAATGCCTAACCCTAAAGTTGGCACAGTAACGCCTGATGTTGCGACTGCAGTGAAAAATGCAAAAGCAGGTCAAGCTCGTTACCGTACAGATAAAAATGGTATCATTCATGCGGCGGTTGGTTCTATTGAATTCGCTGCGGATGCTATCAAAGGAAACCTTGAAGCACTTTTGGCTGACTTGCGTCGTGCTAAGCCTGCTTCTTCTAAAGGTATCTACATGAAAAAAGTGACTATGTCCTCTACAATGGGACCTGGTCTACAAATTGATTTAGGTACACTTAGTTCTACTAAGTAA